One genomic segment of Impatiens glandulifera chromosome 6, dImpGla2.1, whole genome shotgun sequence includes these proteins:
- the LOC124943559 gene encoding protein TRM32-like, whose translation MHGTTFPKKPSLLARIKSFITHEEKKRKEDSNSTQDLETLDHHRTSVGWKHRISLLLSLATKNGIGFQRKNTKYSSQIQCLISKKILEDQKNILETTQPFNSLCQTSMNMMPRSLQDKIDEVTVFFQKGKQCNFNYVKPAANIRRTRTSSSLDESLQSYSRFMSLSFSGDEDDRCSSKTLKVSKGLSHIQMKYLKRFPSLTHDEFGNVYCESMNGISETVENEDMKIGLLSSSETYYTKKNEFSSSEIIVHEMFKEKETELISDDQILSLEDRVKCTSMSFPSTGGFHNREEEESPIFESNMLMQDQDHLSCSSESMGNSNLKYVTEILQLSGILGNECFNAWHSIEQPLDPEMFEDIESCSKSKELSECSSNNIIDHDENMPCYTHQHKLLFDLTNEVLVQIYDRTCTYCPRVLSSKCNGWCKPFPVGKHLLKVVLANISRSLIMNLTDQKMMEIKMDQDLIKDDLWMNLHVFSENVALELEAFIFDRVMDEELQILEVKGTDLKKTVYSDVV comes from the exons ATGCATGGAACTACCTTTCCCAAGAAACCTTCTCTTCTAGCAAGAATAAAGTCATTCATCACtcatgaagaaaagaaaagaaaagaggaTTCAAACTCTACTCAAGATTTAGAAACCTTAGATCATCATCGTACAAGTGTTGGTTGGAAACACCGAATCTCCTTGCTTCTGTCTCTAGCTACTAAGAATGGAATTGGATTCCAAAGAAAGAACACAAAGTACTCTTCCCAAATTCAATGTCTAATCTCCAAGAAAATCTTGGAAGATCAGAAGAATATCCTTGAAACCACCCAACCCTTCAATAGCTTATGCCAAACTAGTATGAACATGATGCCGAGAAGTCTTCAAGATAAAATAGATGAAGTTACAGTATTTTTCCAAAAAGGAAAACagtgtaattttaattatgttaaacCAGCAGCCAACATAAGAagaacaagaacatcatcatcTTTAGATGAATCATTACAGAGTTATAGCCGATTCATGAGTCTGAGTTTCAGTGGAGATGAAGATGACAGATGTTCTTCCAAGACCTTGAAAGTAAGTAAAGGACTTAGTCACATACAGATGAAATATTTGAAGAGGTTTCCTTCATTAACACATGATGAGTTTGGGAATGTTTATTGCGAATCAATGAATGGGATCAGTGAAACTGTTGAAAATGAGGATATGAAGATTGGACTTCTTTCTTCTTCAGAAACATATTATACCAAAAAGAATGAATTTTCTTCTTCAGAAATCATTGTTCATGAAAtgtttaaagaaaaagaaacagaACTCATTTCAGACGATCAAATCCTTTCCCTAGAAGATAGAGTAAAGTGTACATCCATGTCGTTTCCATCAACTGGAG GGTTTCACAATAGGGAGGAAGAAGAATCACCCATTTTTGAATCAAACATGTTGATGCAAGATCAGGATCATTTGTCATGTTCATCTGAAAGTATGGGAAATTCAAACTTGAAATATGTAACAGAGATCCTTCAACTATCCGGCATACTGGGAAATGAGTGTTTTAATGCATGGCATTCAATAGAGCAGCCACTGGACCCAGAAATGTTTGAAGACATAGAAAGCTGCAGCAAGTCTAAAGAGTTATCGGAATGCAGCagcaataatattattgatcatGATGAAAACATGCCTTGTTACACGCATCAACATAAGCTTCTGTTTGATTTAACAAATGAAGTTTTGGTTCAGATATATGATAGAACATGCACATATTGCCCAAGGGTTTTGTCTTCCAAATGTAACGGTTGGTGTAAACCATTTCCTGTGGGAAAACATCTTCTTAAAGTTGTTTTAGCCAATATTAGCAGAAGCCTCATCATGAATTTGACGGATCAGAAAATGATGGAGATTAAAATGGATCAAGATTTGATTAAAGATGATCTTTGGATGAATCTACATGTATTCAGCGAGAATGTGGCACTTGAGCTGGAGGCTTTTATTTTCGATAGAGTTATGGATGAAGAACTTCAAATATTAGAAGTTAAag GTACAGATCTAAAGAAGACCGTCTATTCGGACGTCGTCTGA